Proteins encoded within one genomic window of Suricata suricatta isolate VVHF042 chromosome 17, meerkat_22Aug2017_6uvM2_HiC, whole genome shotgun sequence:
- the FDXR gene encoding NADPH:adrenodoxin oxidoreductase, mitochondrial, with translation MAPRWWLWWHWSAWRRTLPPPPGSTPNFRQWFSTQEQPPQICVVGSGPAGFYTAQHLLKHHPQAHVDIYEKQLVPFGLVRFGVAPDHPEVKNVINTFTQTARSARCAFRGNVVVGRDVAVPELQTAYHAVVLSYGAEDHRALEIPGEELPGVFSARAFVGWYNGLPENRELAPDLSCDTAVILGQGNVALDVARILLTPPEHLEKTDITEAALGVLRQSQVKTVWIVGRRGPLQVAFTIKELREMIQLPGTRPILDPADFLGLQDRIKEVPRPRKRLTELLLRTAIEKPGPEEAARQALASRAWGLRFFRSPQQVLSSPDGQRAAGIRLAVTRLEGVGEAARAVPTGDTEDLPCGLVLSSVGYKSCPIDPSVPFDPKLGVIPNMEGRVVDVPGLYCSGWVKRGPTGVIATTMTDSFATSQMLLQDLKAGLLPRGPRPGYAAIEALLSSRGVRPVSFSDWEKLDAEEVSRGKGAGKPREKLLDPQEMLRLLGR, from the exons ATGGCTCCGCGTTGGTGGCTCTGGTGGCACTGGTCGGCGTGGCGTCGGACCCTGCCGCCTCCCCCCGGGAGCACCCCGA ACTTCCGGCAGTGGTTCTCCACACAGGAGCAGCCCCCCCAGATCTGCGTGGTGGGCAGTGGCCCAGCTGGCTTCTATACCGCCCAGCACCTGCTAAAG CACCACCCCCAGGCCCACGTGGACATCTATGAGAAGCAGCTCGTGCCCTTCGGCCTGGTGCGCTTTGGCGTGGCGCCCGACCACCCCGAGGTGAAG AATGTCATCAACACCTTTACCCAGACGGCTCGCTCGGCCCGATGTGCCTTCCGCGGCAACGTGGTGGTGGGCAGGGACGTGGCTGTGCCGGAGCTCCAGACTGCTTACCATGCGGTGGTGCTG AGCTATGGGGCAGAGGACCACCGGGCCCTGGAAATTCCCGGCGAGGAGCTGCCTGGAGTGTTCTCGGCCCGGGCCTTTGTGGGCTGGTACAACGGGCTCCCCGAGAACCGGGAG CTGGCGCCGGACCTGAGCTGTGACACGGCCGTGATTCTCGGGCAAGGGAACGTGGCTCTGGATGTGGCCCGGATCCTGCTGACCCCGCCTGAGCACCTGGAG AAAACGGACATCACAGAGGCTGCGCTGGGGGTGCTGAGGCAGAGTCAGGTGAAGACGGTGTGGATAGTGGGTCGTCGTGGACCCCTGCAGGTGGCCTTCACCATTAAG GAGCTTCGGGAGATGATTCAGTTACCAGGAACCCGGCCCATTTTGGATCCTGCGGATTTCTTGGGCCTTCAGGACAGAATCAAGG AGGTCCCCCGCCCGAGGAAGAGGCTGACGGAATTACTGCTTCGAACAGCCATCGAGAAGCCAGGGCCGGAGGAGGCTGCCCGCCAGGCCTTGGCCTCCCGCGCCTGGGGCCTCCGCTTTTTCCGAAGCCCCCAGCAGGTGCTGTCCTCACCAGACGGGCAACGGGCAGCAGGCATTCGCCTGGCAGTCACCAGACTGGAG GGTGTCGGAGAGGCCGCCCGGGCAGTGCCCACTGGAGACACGGAAGACCTCCCTTGTGGGCTGGTACTGAGCAGCGTTGGGTATAAGAGCTGTCCCATCGACCCCAGTGTGCCCTTTGACCCCAAACTTGGGGTCATCCCCAATATGGAAGGCCGGGTTGTCGATGTACCTG GCCTCTACTGCAGCGGCTGGGTGAAGCGGGGGCCCACAGGCGTCATAGCCACTACCATGACCGACAGCTTCGCCACCAGCCAGATGCTGCTGCAGGACCTGAAGGCCGGGCTGCTGCCGCGTGGTCCCAGGCCTGGCTATGCAGCCATCGAGGCCCTGCTCAGCAGCCGAG gggTCCGGCCTGTCTCGTTCTCGGACTGGGAGAAGCTGGATGCCGAGGAAGTTTCCCGGGGCAAGGGTGCTGGGAAGCCCAGGGAGAAGCTGCTGGATCCTCAGGAGATGCTGAGGCTGCTAGGGCGCTGA